Proteins encoded in a region of the Podarcis muralis chromosome 6, rPodMur119.hap1.1, whole genome shotgun sequence genome:
- the LOC114598173 gene encoding uncharacterized protein LOC114598173 isoform X1, producing the protein MPGNRLWMVPTVAIVLLLCLAFGTGQSPPTCTGAYDCPKAHQEVYTKLRDVTEIPKIASTIITEMIFVETSLTQIKSGAFRNMPGLQKVLFIGNKIKTVEVGAFDNLEKLDELEITQAELGDLPVGTFHSLPRLQKLNLRDSQIKGLQRGLFEDLGELEEIYLHMNEIPSLPEGVFDGLSNLTFLHLAKNKIAAIPEDVFKELPRLKVLRLYENEIGDLPEGSLDSQQDLTELALQKNKIRTLPPRVLRNKPNLEKLFLEYNLLETLPDEAFFGLRKLKQLTLASNRLKGLPGRLFGQMPLLTQLDLSKNALQALPAGVFANLTGLTKLTLSHNQLAGLPLGVLTGLRKLSELNVEANKLSSLEALLPPSLPGLKTLRLRQNQLETIPPGLLDSFTKLTSLYLGENPWRCDCLLLYLHRWMSSNPKKVKDATKVMCGSPKDLLGKAVSSLAEDQLVCPTTLPISSSALPTTTFPPLVTTRMSTTLPPSPKKATVAATTSVSETATTTNAATTLRTTEALTSTPQITTSESLTETSQTMTTSGTSSETTSTTSTGAPTPTPHISTITTPSPTSAETSPEIATTAEISSTTSVSITTPATTPEAATTIAHLPPTTPQITTTTKVQTTAPEITSARTAAATAGFTTGMSHTTPSGATTTAQISTTIARTTIATSEASTSRPGTSATTPVLPGTTSKATTPSPLETNPTETFSSVAASTMCLDNVSLPGGFRSGSLSPEPTARLDPTTRPETPPSPTSAVTQAPLPTTGWVTTSPAAVSCTFCSSAVTPARASLPPSPRPGRPASPPQPLSQKIQAWGSSLSSNYRYCKLSAMMYLSMLCLEICCTAALARCVYALHRATRSMDSPTVPVKLVKVKPRRMKL; encoded by the exons ATGCCCGGCAACCGACTTTG GATGGTGCCCACAGTGGCCattgtcctcctcctctgcctggcctttggaacTGGCCAGAGCCCGCCCACCTGCACAGGGGCCTACGACTGCCCCAAGGCCCACCAGGAAGTCTACACCAAACTAAGGGACGTGACGGAGATCCCAAAGATCGCCAGCACCATCATCACCGAAATGATCTTTGTGGAAACCAGCCTAACACAGATCAAGAGCGGAGCCTTCCGGAACATGCCTGGCCTGCAGAAAGTCCTCTTCATTGGCAACAAGATCAAAACTGTAGAGGTGGGGGCCTTTGATAACTTGGAGAAACTGGATGAGCTGGAAATCACGCAGGCTGAGCTGGGCGACCTCCCTGTGGGCACCTTCCACTCTCTTCCTCGCTTGCAGAAGCTGAATCTGCGGGACTCTCAGATCAAGGGCCTCCAGAGAGGACTCTTTGAGGATCTCGGGGAGCTGGAGGAGATCTACCTGCATATGAACGAGATCCCTTCTCTCCCCGAAGGTGTCTTTGATGGGCTCTCCAACCTGACCTTTTTGCACCTGGCCAAGAACAAGATCGCTGCCATCCCAGAGGACGTCTTCAAGGAACTTCCTCGGCTGAAGGTCCTCCGGCTGTACGAGAACGAGATCGGAGACCTCCCGGAGGGGAGCCTGGACAGCCAGCAGGACCTGACGGAGCTCGCCCTCCAGAAGAACAAGATCCGCACGCTGCCTCCCAGGGTGCTGAGGAACAAGCCCAACCTGGAGAAGCTTTTCCTGGAGTACAACCTCTTGGAGACCCTCCCGGATGAGGCCTTCTTCGGGCTGAGGAAGCTGAAGCAGCTGACCCTGGCTTCCAACCGGCTGAAAGGTCTCCCCGGCCGGCTCTTTGGGCAGATGCCTTTGCTCACCCAACTGGACCTGAGCAAGAACGCTTTGCAGGCTCTTCCAGCGGGGGTCTTTGCCAACCTCACGGGGCTCACAAAGCTCACCTTGTCCCACAACCAGCTGGCAGGCCTCCCTCTCGGTGTTTTAACAGGCCTCCGCAAACTCTCTGAGCTCAACGTGGAGGCAAACAAGCTCTCGTCTCTGGAggctctcctgcccccttccctcccGGGGCTGAAGACCCTGAGGCTCCGCCAGAACCAGCTGGAGACCATCCCTCCGGGCCTCTTGGACAGCTTCACGAAGCTCACCTCCCTGTATCTCGGGGAGAATCCGTGGAGGTGTGACTGCCTCCTTCTCTACCTCCACCGATGGATGAGCAGCAATCCCAAAAAAGTGAAGGATGCCACAAAGGTCATGTGCGGAAGCCCCAAGGATCTGCTGGGCAAAGCAGTCAGTTCCTTGGCGGAAGATCAGCTGGTTTGCCCAACGACTCTGCCCATTTCAAGCAGCGCTCTGCCCACAACCACTTTCCCTCCTCTTGTCACAACAAGGATGAGCACAACACTCCCCCCATCTCCTAAAAAAGCCACTGTTGCTGCAACCACCTCCGTTTCTGAGACGGCCACCACCACAAATGCAGCCACAACCCTCAGAACCACAGAGGCTCTGACCTCAACTCCTCAAATCACCACCTCTGAGAGTCTCACTGAAACCTCACAGACCATGACCACCAGCGGGACATCCTCTGaaaccaccagcaccaccagcacAGGGGCTCCAACTCCAACTCCTCACATCTCCACCATCACCACTCCAAGTCCCACCTCAGCCGAGACAAGCCCTGAAATTGCCACCACCGCTGAGATCTCAAGCACAACCTCTGTGTCCATCACAACCCCGGCCACAACCCCCGAGGCAGCCACGACCATCGCTCACCTGCCACCCACAACCCCTCAGATCACGACGACAACAAAGGTTCAGACCACAGCCCCTGAAATTACCAGCGCCAGGACTGCGGCTGCCACAGCTGGCTTCACAACTGGGATGTCACACACCACCCCTTCTGGTGCCACCACAACTGCTCAGATCTCCACAACCATTGCAAGGACAACCATCGCAACTTCTGAAGCCTCCACAAGCCGCCCTGGTACATCGGCCACCACACCTGTGCTCCCTGGGACAACCAGCAAGGCCACTACACCTTCACCGCTTGAGACCAACCCTACGGAGACATTCTCTTCGGTGGCGGCTTCCACAATGTGCCTTGACAACGTCAGTCTTCCAGGTGGATTCAGGTCCGGGTCTTTGTCTCCAGAACCGACAGCCAGGCTGGACCCGACTACACGTCCTGAGACGCCCCCGTCGCCCACCTCTGCTGTGACACAGGctcccctgcccaccactggctgGGTGACAACCTCTCCAGCTGCTGTCAGCTGCACCTTTTGCTCCTCGGCTGTCACGCCAGCCAGGGCTTCCCTTCCTCCGAGCCCAAGGCCTGGCCGTCCAGCCAGCCCCCCTCAGCCCCTGTCCCAGAAAATCCAGGCCTGGGGCTCTTCGCTGAGTTCCAACTACCGGTACTGCAAGCTGTCTGCGATGATGTATTTGTCCATGCTGTGTCTTGAAATCTGCTGCACCGCTGCCTTGGCCAGGTGTGTGTACGCCCTGCACAGAGCCACGCGTTCCATGGACTCGCCGACCGTGCCGGTCAAGCTGGTGAAGGTGAAGCCCAGAAGGATGAAGCTGTGA
- the LOC114598173 gene encoding uncharacterized protein LOC114598173 isoform X2, with translation MVPTVAIVLLLCLAFGTGQSPPTCTGAYDCPKAHQEVYTKLRDVTEIPKIASTIITEMIFVETSLTQIKSGAFRNMPGLQKVLFIGNKIKTVEVGAFDNLEKLDELEITQAELGDLPVGTFHSLPRLQKLNLRDSQIKGLQRGLFEDLGELEEIYLHMNEIPSLPEGVFDGLSNLTFLHLAKNKIAAIPEDVFKELPRLKVLRLYENEIGDLPEGSLDSQQDLTELALQKNKIRTLPPRVLRNKPNLEKLFLEYNLLETLPDEAFFGLRKLKQLTLASNRLKGLPGRLFGQMPLLTQLDLSKNALQALPAGVFANLTGLTKLTLSHNQLAGLPLGVLTGLRKLSELNVEANKLSSLEALLPPSLPGLKTLRLRQNQLETIPPGLLDSFTKLTSLYLGENPWRCDCLLLYLHRWMSSNPKKVKDATKVMCGSPKDLLGKAVSSLAEDQLVCPTTLPISSSALPTTTFPPLVTTRMSTTLPPSPKKATVAATTSVSETATTTNAATTLRTTEALTSTPQITTSESLTETSQTMTTSGTSSETTSTTSTGAPTPTPHISTITTPSPTSAETSPEIATTAEISSTTSVSITTPATTPEAATTIAHLPPTTPQITTTTKVQTTAPEITSARTAAATAGFTTGMSHTTPSGATTTAQISTTIARTTIATSEASTSRPGTSATTPVLPGTTSKATTPSPLETNPTETFSSVAASTMCLDNVSLPGGFRSGSLSPEPTARLDPTTRPETPPSPTSAVTQAPLPTTGWVTTSPAAVSCTFCSSAVTPARASLPPSPRPGRPASPPQPLSQKIQAWGSSLSSNYRYCKLSAMMYLSMLCLEICCTAALARCVYALHRATRSMDSPTVPVKLVKVKPRRMKL, from the coding sequence ATGGTGCCCACAGTGGCCattgtcctcctcctctgcctggcctttggaacTGGCCAGAGCCCGCCCACCTGCACAGGGGCCTACGACTGCCCCAAGGCCCACCAGGAAGTCTACACCAAACTAAGGGACGTGACGGAGATCCCAAAGATCGCCAGCACCATCATCACCGAAATGATCTTTGTGGAAACCAGCCTAACACAGATCAAGAGCGGAGCCTTCCGGAACATGCCTGGCCTGCAGAAAGTCCTCTTCATTGGCAACAAGATCAAAACTGTAGAGGTGGGGGCCTTTGATAACTTGGAGAAACTGGATGAGCTGGAAATCACGCAGGCTGAGCTGGGCGACCTCCCTGTGGGCACCTTCCACTCTCTTCCTCGCTTGCAGAAGCTGAATCTGCGGGACTCTCAGATCAAGGGCCTCCAGAGAGGACTCTTTGAGGATCTCGGGGAGCTGGAGGAGATCTACCTGCATATGAACGAGATCCCTTCTCTCCCCGAAGGTGTCTTTGATGGGCTCTCCAACCTGACCTTTTTGCACCTGGCCAAGAACAAGATCGCTGCCATCCCAGAGGACGTCTTCAAGGAACTTCCTCGGCTGAAGGTCCTCCGGCTGTACGAGAACGAGATCGGAGACCTCCCGGAGGGGAGCCTGGACAGCCAGCAGGACCTGACGGAGCTCGCCCTCCAGAAGAACAAGATCCGCACGCTGCCTCCCAGGGTGCTGAGGAACAAGCCCAACCTGGAGAAGCTTTTCCTGGAGTACAACCTCTTGGAGACCCTCCCGGATGAGGCCTTCTTCGGGCTGAGGAAGCTGAAGCAGCTGACCCTGGCTTCCAACCGGCTGAAAGGTCTCCCCGGCCGGCTCTTTGGGCAGATGCCTTTGCTCACCCAACTGGACCTGAGCAAGAACGCTTTGCAGGCTCTTCCAGCGGGGGTCTTTGCCAACCTCACGGGGCTCACAAAGCTCACCTTGTCCCACAACCAGCTGGCAGGCCTCCCTCTCGGTGTTTTAACAGGCCTCCGCAAACTCTCTGAGCTCAACGTGGAGGCAAACAAGCTCTCGTCTCTGGAggctctcctgcccccttccctcccGGGGCTGAAGACCCTGAGGCTCCGCCAGAACCAGCTGGAGACCATCCCTCCGGGCCTCTTGGACAGCTTCACGAAGCTCACCTCCCTGTATCTCGGGGAGAATCCGTGGAGGTGTGACTGCCTCCTTCTCTACCTCCACCGATGGATGAGCAGCAATCCCAAAAAAGTGAAGGATGCCACAAAGGTCATGTGCGGAAGCCCCAAGGATCTGCTGGGCAAAGCAGTCAGTTCCTTGGCGGAAGATCAGCTGGTTTGCCCAACGACTCTGCCCATTTCAAGCAGCGCTCTGCCCACAACCACTTTCCCTCCTCTTGTCACAACAAGGATGAGCACAACACTCCCCCCATCTCCTAAAAAAGCCACTGTTGCTGCAACCACCTCCGTTTCTGAGACGGCCACCACCACAAATGCAGCCACAACCCTCAGAACCACAGAGGCTCTGACCTCAACTCCTCAAATCACCACCTCTGAGAGTCTCACTGAAACCTCACAGACCATGACCACCAGCGGGACATCCTCTGaaaccaccagcaccaccagcacAGGGGCTCCAACTCCAACTCCTCACATCTCCACCATCACCACTCCAAGTCCCACCTCAGCCGAGACAAGCCCTGAAATTGCCACCACCGCTGAGATCTCAAGCACAACCTCTGTGTCCATCACAACCCCGGCCACAACCCCCGAGGCAGCCACGACCATCGCTCACCTGCCACCCACAACCCCTCAGATCACGACGACAACAAAGGTTCAGACCACAGCCCCTGAAATTACCAGCGCCAGGACTGCGGCTGCCACAGCTGGCTTCACAACTGGGATGTCACACACCACCCCTTCTGGTGCCACCACAACTGCTCAGATCTCCACAACCATTGCAAGGACAACCATCGCAACTTCTGAAGCCTCCACAAGCCGCCCTGGTACATCGGCCACCACACCTGTGCTCCCTGGGACAACCAGCAAGGCCACTACACCTTCACCGCTTGAGACCAACCCTACGGAGACATTCTCTTCGGTGGCGGCTTCCACAATGTGCCTTGACAACGTCAGTCTTCCAGGTGGATTCAGGTCCGGGTCTTTGTCTCCAGAACCGACAGCCAGGCTGGACCCGACTACACGTCCTGAGACGCCCCCGTCGCCCACCTCTGCTGTGACACAGGctcccctgcccaccactggctgGGTGACAACCTCTCCAGCTGCTGTCAGCTGCACCTTTTGCTCCTCGGCTGTCACGCCAGCCAGGGCTTCCCTTCCTCCGAGCCCAAGGCCTGGCCGTCCAGCCAGCCCCCCTCAGCCCCTGTCCCAGAAAATCCAGGCCTGGGGCTCTTCGCTGAGTTCCAACTACCGGTACTGCAAGCTGTCTGCGATGATGTATTTGTCCATGCTGTGTCTTGAAATCTGCTGCACCGCTGCCTTGGCCAGGTGTGTGTACGCCCTGCACAGAGCCACGCGTTCCATGGACTCGCCGACCGTGCCGGTCAAGCTGGTGAAGGTGAAGCCCAGAAGGATGAAGCTGTGA